The genomic window AAACTTAGCTACATCCAAAAGAAGCTGCTCGCAAGGTTAGATCAAATAAACGGAATCCCAAAGAACTATGCCTACTCAGACAAAGACGAGTTTGTAGCCGATCTTGAGATCATAGATAAAAGCCTTCGTTTAAATAGGGGCGAGCTGCTTGCGGATTCAATTCTAAAGAAACTTATAAGGCAGGTAAGCGTTTTTGGATTTCACATGGCCCAGCTGGACATAAGACAAAACAGTGAGACCCATAGCAAGGCTATCATAGAGATAACTACCCGTCTTAACTTGGTTAACTATGAACAAATGTCTGATGATGAGAGGTTTTGGTGGCTTTTAAGTCAGATTGAAAACCCAAGGCCGCTTATTCCAGGCTGGCTTGATCTCTCTGAAGACACAAAGGAACTCTTAAATACTTTTGGAGCTATAAAACAAGGTCTTGATACAATAGATCCCGAGTGTATTGATACCTATATTATCAGCATGACTTCAAGCGCAAGCAATGTGCTTGAAGTTCTATTGTTAGCAAAAGAAGCTGATTTGTATATTAATGACGGCGGTAAAATTACTAGCAAATTAAACATAGTTCCCTTATTTGAAACAATCGATGATTTCAAAAATGCGCCGCAGATAATGAAGATGCTGTATGATAACCCTCTTTTTAGAGACCATCTAAGAGCAAGGGGCGATTTGTCAGAGATAATGATCGGCTACTCAGACAGCGGCAAGGACGGCGGGCACCTTTGCTCGAGCTGGGAAGTTCATAAGGCCCAGCGTTCACTTAAGCAACTTGCTGATGAATACGGACTTAGAAACATATTCTTCCACGGAAGAGGAGGCACAGTGAGCAGAGGGGGAGGGCCTACAAACCAGGCGATATTAGCGCGCCCGTCGGGCACAGTGGATGGGGGCATAAAGATAACTGAGCAGGGCGAGGTCATCTACAGCAATTACTCTCTTCCTGAGATTGCAGAGGACAACCTTGAACTCGTTCTTTCTTCGGTAATCCTCACAAGTCTTGGCAAAGAGGATATAAACCCTGAGTGGAAAAACGTGATGGAAGAACTTTCCTCAGATGCTAGATCGGCCTGGCGCGAGCTTGTTTATGAAGAGCCTGAGTTCTACCCATATTTCCAGCAGGCCACGCCGATATCATATGTGCAGCAAATGCAGATCGGCTCACGCCCATCTAAGAGAAAACAGACAGACAAGATAGAGGACCTAAGGGCTATTCCTTGGGTATTTAGCTGGACGCAAAACCGTCATCTTATCACAGGGTTTTATTCAGTAGGTACAGCGCTAAACAACTTTATTGAGAAAGATCCGGAGAAAAATTTAGCACTTCTACAGGACATGTATGAGAATTGGAGGTTCTTCAAATCCCATATAGATAATATTCAGATGACTCTTAGCAGAGCCGATATGTGGATCGGGCTTGAGTACTCTTTTTTAGTATCTCCAAGAGACCTTGGGAAAAGGATCTTTAATAAGGTAAGAGATGAATACAATTTAACCCACAAGGTAGTGCTCCAAATTACCAGGCAAAAAGAAATTCTTGATAACAATCCTTTCTTAAGAAAGTCCATAGAGCTTAGAAATCCCTATATTGATTCGTTAAGCTACATCCAGGTTGCGCTTCTAAGGCGCCTTTCAAAAGGCGGAATCTCTGATCAAGAAAAAGAGGATTTAGTAGATATTATAAAACTCACGATCAACGGCATATCAGCCGGGCTTAAGAACACGGGATAGTGTTTAATCAGAGGTGGGAAAGGAGCCGATGCTGAAAGCACCAAGCTCCTTTAATTTTTCTAAATTGTTTTGATATTATGCTGCTGCTTTTCTTTTGCGAATAACCCTCATAATTCCTAGTATTCCGATAATGGCTGCAAG from Thermodesulfobacteriota bacterium includes these protein-coding regions:
- the ppc gene encoding phosphoenolpyruvate carboxylase, with protein sequence MSEFNENSNLKPKEIDREKPLRSDVRFLGNILGKVIIHQEGQEIFEIEEKVRALTKDMRANYVKSQKDDLVSTIRTLSDKDIYKVARAFTSYFKLVNIAEQNHRIRRRREYKYISDTRDSVEGSLESLFETLGKKQISFNEFKELLDKISIELVLTAHPTEVNRHIVLEKFRHISYLLEESHNPLLSSEEKNEIYTEITAQVTSLWQTEEVPAFKITPIDEARSAQYYFKETLFEALTSVYLEFEKRIKDHYGLSDIELPSFLRFGSWVGGDRDGNPFVTHKITLEVLKMQMQLVMDKYLEQIRRLENQLSASKKQADVSTELLDSIEQDEKLINEESGIRNPDESYRIKLSYIQKKLLARLDQINGIPKNYAYSDKDEFVADLEIIDKSLRLNRGELLADSILKKLIRQVSVFGFHMAQLDIRQNSETHSKAIIEITTRLNLVNYEQMSDDERFWWLLSQIENPRPLIPGWLDLSEDTKELLNTFGAIKQGLDTIDPECIDTYIISMTSSASNVLEVLLLAKEADLYINDGGKITSKLNIVPLFETIDDFKNAPQIMKMLYDNPLFRDHLRARGDLSEIMIGYSDSGKDGGHLCSSWEVHKAQRSLKQLADEYGLRNIFFHGRGGTVSRGGGPTNQAILARPSGTVDGGIKITEQGEVIYSNYSLPEIAEDNLELVLSSVILTSLGKEDINPEWKNVMEELSSDARSAWRELVYEEPEFYPYFQQATPISYVQQMQIGSRPSKRKQTDKIEDLRAIPWVFSWTQNRHLITGFYSVGTALNNFIEKDPEKNLALLQDMYENWRFFKSHIDNIQMTLSRADMWIGLEYSFLVSPRDLGKRIFNKVRDEYNLTHKVVLQITRQKEILDNNPFLRKSIELRNPYIDSLSYIQVALLRRLSKGGISDQEKEDLVDIIKLTINGISAGLKNTG